The sequence below is a genomic window from Sceloporus undulatus isolate JIND9_A2432 ecotype Alabama chromosome 5, SceUnd_v1.1, whole genome shotgun sequence.
TTacccttccctgccaaagagggTTGGCGCCtcataaaaactacaaatccctccatatttgcggctttgattaatatgttctctctaggaatctctaggtcctccagtgcaactctatgatcaacttaaatgaaaagttgcactgaatgacctagagattcctagagagaatactctactaggcatttgtagctcctccaggacagttctatggccagtgtctgtcagacattgaccacagagttccattggaggacctagaggttcctagagtgGGGTcatctcaggttaaaaacatggtgtttttcttatttgcggtttCCCCCCATATTCACAGCTgtcttctgcccctaaccctagtgaatatggagagacaagtgtgtatacacacacacacacacacacacacatatatatatacacatacatgcatagtgtgtatgtgtgtgtatatataagggctgttccaacagtggaacacactccctcggagtgtagtggagtctccttccttagaggtctttaaacagaggctggatggccatctgtcagagatgctttgattgagagttcctgcatggcagaatggggttggcctggatggcccttgcggcctcttccaactctatgattacacacacacacacacacagggaatgCACACACATTCTCTATAACatatatgcacatgtgtgtgtatatatatgtctgtgtttctgtgtgtgaatatatatgtaCACAGGCAGAGTATACATAAATGTgcacagtatatatgtgtgtgtatacacacacatacacaagcacagtacacatacatgcacatggtgtatatatatgtatgtatctataaatatataaatatatgcacaCAGAGCATACACAcggtctctctctctatataataCACTCACAGTATACAAATGTGCAcatggtgtgtatatatatatgtgtatgtatatataaatatatacatacactatatatatatatatatacacacacacacacacacatacagagtacacacacattctctctcgaTATAAAATACACACCCAttgtgcacatacatgcacacaatgtatatatgtgtgtgtgtgtgtgttgattttaACACATACAAACTATTTCACAACAAAATAAACATATCAGGaaagcagaaaaaagcaaaagaaatgggaaaaaagaaaaattattgaaGACTATGACACTTTGTTTTTAAGCAAATCGAGTTAGAGGAGGCTGCCGGTGCCCAGCGTACTTTTAGGTCTAAATCTAATCTTTACTGACACTGTTTTAGCTTCCATGGCTCCAAACAATGGAATCataggatttgaagtttgttagagcaccagagctctctgacagagaaggctaaatgtctctcaaaactacaaatcccagaaatccatagcactgagccacagaagttaaagcagtgtgaaactgcattaccgtatttccacagtgcagattagacctttaAATAACCTAATAATAACCCACCTTGATACATGCTTACTTCATGTGAAAAGGGACATTAAGTCCGCTGCCGCACAATGGCAATGTAAAAGTTCATCCTAAAAACTGTGACTCCTTCCACAAATTATGCATTATATTGGTTGTTTTGTTTACTCCATTCTGTTTGATAAAGCACATTTTAAAGCACTCCTGGTAAGGAATACAAGCACAGTTCCAACCATTTTACAAGTATAAGGGTATTAATTGAAAATAAAGCAAGAGATGTTGTTGAACATctacagaaaagttattttttccttATATATCCCATGTTTCTCTCAATAGGTggttaacatttaaaaacaatatacagtgggcccttggtatcagctaaggtttggttccaggacctctcatggatcccaaaatctgtggatgttcaagtcccattaaatacaacggataGTAAAAACagtgtcctttacataaaatgtcAAGATCAAGGTtttgtataatttatattttttaaaaaatcaagccatggatgcttgaatccatgcatataAAAAGCCAAGTgtaattaaaactatacaaaagcttcaataacaatataaatataagcACTTAATAACCAATGGAACAGTTGATattcaacattaaaataattataagacAACACATAAATCTTTTAAAAGGTAAAGATTATTTCAACAGTAAAATTCAATCAAGACCCTCATTTCAATAGGAAAGTTCAGTtacaagtttctttttaaaatcttgataTTTCTTAGAATAATAATTTGCTCAGCATTGAccttaatttctgttcagcactaaATTCCCATCTTCAGCCAGTATGCATCCTTTGAACGTAATGTTTACCATACTGTCAATAGATGATGCCCTCTTGTGGCCTTTCTTGTAAAAGAAACACTGCGTATAGGAAAGCAGCAGAGTACATTTGCAGAcctttgtagttgtgtgccttcaagtcatttatgacttatggtgcccctaacgCAAACCtacaacagggttttcttggcaaggtttgttctaagggggtttgccattgccttcctctaaagctgagagtgtgttaccaagtgggtttctatggctaagcaaagatttgaaacctggtttcccaaggacctagcccaacactcaaaccctggCAGCAccaaacttttaaaatgtcagtaaGGACTGCTGGTAGTGCTGTTGCATAGTTTAGGTTTCTGCTCCCCCAATTCTTCAGGCTATACCAACACACTTGCCCTTGTGGTATCCTTTTAGTTGACTGTGAAAGAATAGAGGGTTGACTAAAATatctaggtcgacttatccacagatcagtgCAAGTGCTGTAActctttatcaaaaaaggaaccatgccctggtaaAACGTGACAGCTTAATCCCTCCTCAGAACACCTAAAACAAGCACCAACCTCCTTTACACTCTCATCCCTCCAGCCtgtaggatgagcacaaacagttatgtctgctggattttgtaggttctttggtatGATTTTCCTtagctttgtcctttacatcttttgcttCACGCCTTTAagctttaccctcaacttatcaatggttcatatcaaaattcataattttggcctccaaacctgcccttgacttacacatgcggtcaacttatagtcaaatacATATGGTATGTGGTTTCTACAAATGCCAATATCCACAGAATTTAAGTTTAGAATAGAAAAATTGCTGACACCCCTTCCAATGCTGTGATAAGTGTACTGTACAAGTGATTTTCCAATACAGAGACAGACCAAAAATCTGAGAAGGAACATTAAAGATGCCCAACATACATTTATTGAAATAGCTACATATAGTGCCAACTATATTGGCCATTTCCACTGATCCGCTGGAGGCTCTTCAACCAAAGGTTCCCATGCCCGCCACTGTGCCATCTTCCTGGCTAGAGTGAGTTCACTTTCagcctgtggataaaaaaaaaaaaagttaaaggcACTCTCAATGCTACACCTGAATTGGCCACTATATATTTGGGTGAGTTTGCGCACTCACATTCCTTTTAAAAAGCCTATTTATTAGTGCATCTCGAGATACAGATTTTAGTTAACACTCTCCTTGCTAAACTTTCCATAGTAGAGCACAGTATAATCCCTCTAGTACAgaagttctcaacctgtggattgCAACCCCTCTGGGgattgaacaaccctttcacaagggtcgcctaagaccatcaaaaaacacatatttcagATGGCTTTAGGAACTgagacgaaaataattttatggtgggggggggtcaccacaacatgagaaattgtattaaagggtcacagcattaggaaggctgagaaccactgctctagtatATGAATGGTGCCATTCAATGTAGGAAAAGGCTGTGCATCCAGTATGCACCTGCTTTTTGGGAAAGCCTATTTAGAATACTATAGTGGTTTAAAACTGGAATTCTCCACAGGTGCACATGTTTTTACTTACTACCTAGTTGTGAGTGGTGGCTTTGTGTATGTTAAATTGTTGCTTGATTTACTGTGTAAGTAGCTGTTGGGGGGAGAGAGTATGGAACGATGAAATGAATGCTGATTGGTGGAGTGTTTGAGGTTTGCAGGATGCAATTGATGAATGACCCTTGCAGTTTGTCTGAATGGAGAATAGTTTAGCCTGGGCTTTAAGAAGTGTgcagaaaagaaatgtgtttcaGAGGGGTTTGAATTAGGCAAGGGTTAGACTGACAGAAAGGAGTTGACTGATTTAGCTTGAGAGtgtgatgttttaaatgttatgtaTAAATCATCTACTGTTTTAGATTTAACTTCTGTAAATAaactcttatttttgtttttacactTTGGCCTCTGGAACTGCTACCATTCTGAGAGTTTTGTTTCAGACAAGGTGTCTGTAGTGGAGCACTGAAGGTGAAAGAGTGGTATCCTATTGAGGAGAATAGTAGTATAAATCCCCTAGGAGCGTTGACGGCATTTACAATGACCCCACAGATGGTGttacacaaggggggggggggcaaaacgaAGTTTCTTACATATAGCAGAGCTGGGGATCTAGGAAAACTCTTACACTGAGTGTTTGCAGAGAACACCAAGGTAAGTCTTCACATTGGGTTGGCTGAATGTAAAACCCCACATATTTGGTGGTCCAGGTGGTGGGGTATAAGCATTTGGTGTAGCACTGATGGGACAGAAAATGAAATCCCCACAATGGTACAGATAGATTCAGTGTGAGGAGAAATAGCATGTCTGCGTGTCTCAAACAAGCCTGAAATGCTATTTGACTTAAACATTATATCCCCCTGATTAGGACTCAAGGAAAAAGGGCTTTACTGCTGAACACGTTTTGGCCAACAGATAACAAAACGATTTGGcaactaaagttagaatagtttTCATCAAAGAAAACCATGGTTCTTGTCATCCACAATCCTTTTCAAAATCACCTAGGAGTCCTAAAACTGAAAACAgaatcttctcctcctcttcacatAGGAACTGACTCTCTAGTTTTGGGAGATGCTAAGAGGACTGCGGTGGAGAAGACAGCTTCTCTTCCCAGTGCCAACGACAAAGAGGAACTAACCTTTAAATGTTGTCCTCTGCTTGACAAATAACACATTGAGGCTTATCAAGAAGTAAATCTTACTGGACCTATTTAGAACTGTGTTGATAATGTCACTGCTAGTGTTTTAGTGAAATCCTACTATGCTGGAAAAGCTAATCATATTAACAATAAACTTTATATTTTCtctacagaaaaaaacaaaaccacaggtCCATCTTCCAgaattcattatatttaatgtatattttggaattcttttatttttcccaatgtACAAACTTATGGAAAATAATGAGATTTGTGATTTATACAGGGGAATTTTACCTGCAAAATTACTTCTTCTATCTGTCCACAGTTGattttattttccaatttttccacATTGGGCTCCTGCaagttcaaaaaaagaaagaaataaaattaaaggaCTGGATTTCTTTCACAGTATATAAGCAATGTATTCCTAATTCCTACTGAATGAAAAATGCCCAGGATCTTCTGAGTACAGAAAGACCAAGACTAAGCAAGTTATATACTGTATTAAGAATAGTGAAAAGACCAAAATGAATTATTGTTGCAACCAAGTGAGTACACTGTTCACACATGTGAATAAGTCAAAACTTTACATATCAAAGATCAGAATATGTTTGTTTAACAGATAAAAATCAATTAACCATTTAAAACTAAAATATCTGAAACTAATAACAAGATAGTTCTGGACATTTTTACAGTTCTGGTATATGATATTTGTGAAGATTACACAACTGTCTCTGCTCAACAcgtattatatttattaaaatgtagtTTTATAGGAAGAAATCTTTTAGGATAGTTCTAAGTAAAGGTATGGGATTATGCTGTAAATCCAGGCTGCacccccactgcagaaataatccagcctgataccactttaactgccgtggctcagcgCTATgaattcctgggaattgtagttttgggagacatttagccttctctgtcagagagctctggtgccacaacaaactacaaattccaggatattatagcactgagccatgggagttaatgtggtgtcaacatggattatttctgtaatctGGATGCAGTCCAGTCTGAGATATTGAGAGAATACCTACCAgactctttctttaaaataactaaaaaaaaattaattcattcctaTCAAAATTAGGAATGGAAAACACAATTAAGAAACATTATCTGTTTGCTAATCTGAAACATACACGTGAAGTATGGCATTACTATCTCACTGAATAATGTAATCTAAGAAGCTTCATTGATGTACTTACTGTTTTGACCATATCAAACCTCTCGTTCACAATTTTCTCTGTGTATTTCCTATATGCTGCTTCTCGAGGGATAGTGTCCAGAGCAGCAAGAATTTTGGTGTAGAGTATCCTGAGACGCTGAAAAGATGACATGGCACTAAGTAAACAATAATTTAAGATGAACTATTAAACTTTCACTGAAGCTAACTAAGGGACAAAGCAAATGGCCAGGAAAATCACTGCTTAATACAATAGGcagtatttatatttaaattcagTTACTATAATTTATCAACCAGGATGCAACAACTGCACAGCTTCAGGATCTATCAATTACTTTCAAGGTCTTCAGGTATCACATTACAGTTACATAGACATTATACAAAGAAGGCTAATGGTTTGTTTCCCTTTTTATCAATTTTAGATAAGCAGGTTTACTGTACTTACATCATGTGGAGTTTCAGATACAGCTAGCCCCACCAGTCCAGTggtctgcaaaaataaaaaatacatatacTTGTTAATTAACTCTGCAACCTAATTTAAAGACActtaaatagggttgccataagtgaggacctccaaaccgggacaaatgtaggacaaatgcaggacaacattttcaaatgtaggacacattttataaaaatggaggacagcttcgggagaaatttgcatactacaagtaaaggtgtttagggcctcaaaaacgatcctgtgataaagaattacaacaatactgacctggtagacatttaaaagatgaggcatttagactcccagtgaaacaggaaccatttatggcctttttttctttgctcactgtaacctggaaggtcaggccttttgcaagacatatataccaagtgggctggcaatagctctgagtggtagatgttttgaagccctgctctctaggctaagccaggcggggagggtggcacacagccatggggagggctggagctgcctccagggccttgctggggggggaggtcctgggggaggggccaaaccagggcgggactgtgtggccccgccccaaaccgggaaagtcccgcccccaggcgggatatggcaagcctacactTAAATAGATCTTATCTGTTTTTACTTGAATAATTACCAGTTAAATTTGCATGTAGATAACAACAATGGTAATGAAACAGAAAGGAAACTTgacacacaaattaaaaacattttagaagAAGCTTATGTAAAAGAGAAAAGACGTCTTTAAAGTGGTATGTactactttcatttaaaaaaaagtacaggtGTAAAAGTACTCAGACAGTCCACTAGTTCACAAATGTTTTAAATCAACTAATGTAACCAGTTCATTAAAGCTGTATTACTACCGATAAGTAAATTAATTTCCAGGTGCATCAATAACTTTTAAttctttcccctccaaaatgcTTTAACTAGATAAGGCACCTAAGAATCATAAAAAACTTGTTCAATCCATGATAACTGATTACATATTAAACAAAACCTCCTCCAATGCATTAGATTCAAGGACCACTACGAATTACAGTTGGTATTCTGTTGTATACAACCTAGAAGAGTGATTATAAGATGCAAATAAGCTGCAAAACCTATGCAAACTCCAAGCAGTATTTTAGAAACATCCCTAAGGTGAGGATCATTCGGTGCTCCACACTCCTCCACACATACAATATGTGTATCCAGTATGAAGTAGATTAGATGGGAACATGGACTACTTGCATCACATTCACAGTGACCATGTAAAGTGGCCGATCTGGCTGGGGCTTatgtgagttgaagtccaaaatacccaaaggaccaaagtctgggaatcactgctgtagatGCACcagattccttttttttaaactagacCCTACtgtagtggtccccaaattgtgcccttttagagactttggacttcagctcccagaagcctcaatcaTGTTgttcaatagtctgggattctgggagctgaagtccaaatctcttaaagagcagagtttggggaccactgccctacaGAGTCAGGGATCACctgacaaagcaccacaaaatgcaggTATAAGGACACTAATATAATTGTAAATCTATGCTTCTTAGTCCTActcttatatgtatgtgtgtttgtgtgtgtgtgtatactgtatatatatatatgtgtgtgtgtgtgtgtatataggactatatatatatatatatatatatatatatatatatatgtatgtctatataggactatatgtgtgtgtatatatatgtgtgtctatatataggACTATATATATAgtcctatatgtgtgtgtgtaatccttTTAGACtaggccagtggtccccaaactgtgccctttaagggcttttggacttcagctcccagaatcccacattattagccaacatggctgaggcttctgggagctgaactccagtCTTTTAAAGAgcactgtttggggaccactgacttAGGCTCTTAAAGGCATAGCCATAGCCTAGTggaccccaaactgtgccctttaagaggtttttttggactccagctcccagaagcctcagccatgttggccaatagcctgggattctgggagctgaagtccaaaagcccttaaagggcacaatttggagACCACCGGGGCCctagagaaagaaaggaacaggCTAGCCCCCCCGCATGACCCCGGTCCCTCTCACCTTCttgaggatgccagccatagccaCTACAGTAGTTCCCTCACGCCGCTCAATGACAAGGAGCAGCTACTGCGCGTGCGCAGAAGGGAAAGCGAACACAAGCGGTTACGCGTAGAGGACGGAGAGCTAAGGTCGACCGAGTGCGCATGCGTGCGACCCTCGCTGTGTGGGAACGGGGAACCAAGCGTACGAGGAAATAGGGAGGATAATAGGGAAGACTTGTTTCCCAGGTGCGCATGTGCAGAAGCTGCCTCTGTGCTCTGTCTCTCAGTGAGCAGGGAGAGGCGGGGCTTGATTGAGTACAACCAATCAGACGGAGCTTTCCGGCTGCGAAGCAATCCAGCCTTCAACGTTTAAATGATGGGCAGCAATTATGACCAATCAGGAAGGGTCTTTGTCTGTTTGTTTACCAGTGAGTGAGTGGAAAATAACatctgtgccctttaagagcttttggacttcagctcccagaagcctttgccatgTTGGTCAATGgcctgggattttgggagc
It includes:
- the NDUFA5 gene encoding NADH dehydrogenase [ubiquinone] 1 alpha subcomplex subunit 5, producing the protein MAGILKKTTGLVGLAVSETPHDRLRILYTKILAALDTIPREAAYRKYTEKIVNERFDMVKTEPNVEKLENKINCGQIEEVILQAESELTLARKMAQWRAWEPLVEEPPADQWKWPI